Proteins from one Ptychodera flava strain L36383 unplaced genomic scaffold, AS_Pfla_20210202 Scaffold_58__1_contigs__length_828623_pilon, whole genome shotgun sequence genomic window:
- the LOC139128529 gene encoding uncharacterized protein: MATLRKIQLFLLSCILITAENQRWVAEADSLFDVLKMQDPFEDLNSVNKVKVPGAIEDIGTQSEELPTHFGNRMFNGDGVRKINRYTVRQAEDNLHARGKVSLQSMSTDKEPTNPFDPGQQAKGFTVQTLDGALTYPSDVLKEGTPMMIHVFDNRSALVECMWTSHESLRSFVANSPNNTHYIFLSPSANAESDAEWMQQQIDKTTKTMMIDLQISYRHVRDFRSRLHYVTTSTFDLGNWIPAVLKYYACQDHGCGYDQILFESNGSSHPQIIVKRLDARYDWLPSPVSVFQDKSTEIEIGGNGCQKSGSVKNKIALLKLDGQCSFFEGVSNMQQSGALGVIYYASSGDSIQDMNCHDDECNIRLGIPATMMPFDGDVIQSNRAGEILTRRDQSKLTTTVVVVHCYEEIVISCQITAYI, encoded by the exons ATGGCGACGTTGCGAAAAATACAGCTTTTCCTGTTGTCGTGTATACTGATCACTGCCGAGAACCAGAGATGGGTCGCCGAGGCGGACTCACTGTTCGATGTCTTGAAGATGCAAGATCCATTCGAGGACTTGAACTCTGTCAACAAAGTCAAAGTTCCAGGCGCCATCGAGGACATTGGGACGCAGTCAGAAGAGTTGCCGACTCATTTTGGAAACAGGATGTTTAATGGAGACGGTGTAAGGAAAATCAATCGCTATACAGTCCGTCAAGCAGAAGATAACCTTCACGCTCGCGGGAAAGTTTCActgcagtcaatgtcaacagaCAAAGAACCGACAAATCCTTTTGACCCCGGGCAACAAGCAAAAGGTTTTACCGTTCAGACTCTAGATGGCGCACTGACATACCCGTCGGATGTTCTGAAGGAAGGTACTCCAATGATGATCCACGTCTTCGATAATCGATCAGCGCTGGTGGAGTGTATGTGGACATCCCATGAATCTTTGCGCTCATTCGTCGCTAACAGTCCAAATAACACACACTATATTTTCTTGTCTCCGTCAGCAAACGCTGAGAGTGATGCCGAGTGGATGCAACAACAAATAGACAAAACCACCAAGACCATGATGATTGATTTACAAATAAG CTATCGACACGTCCGAGATTTTCGGAGCCGTCTCCATTACGTCACGACttcaacctttgaccttggaAACTGGATTCCGGCAGTTCTCAAGTACTACGCATGTCAAGACCATGGATGTGGTTATGACCAGATTTTGTTCGAGTCCAATG GTTCGTCTCATCCACAAATTATCGTGAAACGATTGGACGCCAGATATGACTGGTTACCGTCGCCGGTGTCTGTCTTCCAAGACAAATCCACAGAGATTGAAATCGGCGGTAATGGATGCCAAAAGAGCGGATCTGTGAAGAACAAGATAGCGTTGCTGAAGTTGGATGGACAGTGTAGCTTCTTTGAAGGG GTGTCCAACATGCAGCAATCTGGAGCCCTTGGTGTTATCTACTATGCATCATCTGGTGATTCCATCCAAGATATGAATTGCCATGACGACGAATGCAACATCAGACTCGGTATACCGGCTACCATGATGCCATTCGACGGTGACGTCATTCAAAGTAACAGAGCGGGTGAAATTCTTACCAGACGAGATCAAAGCAAGTTGACGACTACAGTTGTGGTTGTACATTGTTATGAAGAAATTGTGATCTCGTGCCAAATTACAGCAtacatttga
- the LOC139128545 gene encoding uncharacterized protein translates to MVSKLTLLVLLSSVFSNVMCEICVDGETSRRLDSCLNTSPYGPQCNAVPNWSTLPDDNSYRWTCNCDPKCTYFGDCCFDYSEVCQNGTEPHPPANGSYGGENDFTSAHVCTRVTYSLAEGVWMNRNCPESWQDDVIREKCENIIPLDMSLRSIPVTWSAGRDVFANIYCALCNGIGHTELTMWKVSAQVGLMPDEVVEYLDSNNAVTASLDLVREKRDMVKFVMEETVEALARPCVYGIIDSCQSAFFDNQSEYHRMQQMCRSYFSIVETKSSVGRTWAFRNVHCAHCYNVLNERLECGINMPLLKSRNVFIFPHTRTLSLHFHTNPRGYVSLSFHIRNGHFVHNKRHILYDFLCKVDEVFDPESQSCLNLLNLDADNNANQNTVDLTDATTLRNGLSDAMNAFRDKCPVSAKLFVFNKSDFMETDRTLTFKVNGDMLKSHIFEIVANNSMALVCFLSRVPLKDNVMWGIITCSSLSTLCLAFFVIINCRGRSKQTFARKLMINMAVSMLFAQVVFLSSMSLNDLRGLCFPLAVLLHYSRLANCCWMVVVCFDMFRTFRSINKDLFLSQNIKWLVSYCFVGWGLPSLIVAICIFLDQSKPALFRIGYGEDGMCWIRSRQALVVFFICPVFATFIFSTIWFSIAVSYMRVGATKMGQNGWRDYFGVCAKLFVISGCTWVLALCEMILEDEILSIVSNMTNSLQGVLICLAVYLMAFLSKCLDSKCMN, encoded by the exons ATGGTCAGTAAACTGACTTTGCTTGTGCTCTTGAGCAGCGTGTTTTCAAACGTGATGTGTGAAATATGCGTTGATGGAGAGACTTCCCGTCGACTGGATTCGTGTTTGAACACATCACCTTACGGACCCCAGTGTAACGCGGTGCCAAATTGGAGTACTTTACCCGACGATAATTCTTACAGATGGACATGTAACTGTGACCCAAAATGTACCTATTTTGGGGATTGTTGTTTCGACTATAGTGAGGTCTGCCAAAACGGAACTGAACCACATCCTCCTGCAAATGGCAGTTACGGTGGAGAAAATGACTTCACATCTGCGCATGTGTGCACTCGTGTCACTTACTCATTGGCTGAAGGTGTTTGGATGAATCGTAATTGTCCGGAATCGTGGCAGGATGACGTCATTCGTGAAAAGTGCGAGAATATCATCCCGTTAG ATATGTCCCTAAGAAGTATCCCCGTCACATGGTCAGCCGGAAGAGACGTGTTTGCTAACATTTATTGCGCACTGTGCAACGGCATCGGGCATACAGAGCTCACCATGTGGAAAGTTTCCGCGCAGGTAGGACTTATGCCTGATGAGGTCGTGGAATACCTGGATAGCAACAACGCAGTGACGGCATCTCTGGACTTAGTGCGGGAAAAGCGTGACATGGTCAAGTTCGTCATGGAGGAGACCGTCGAGGCATTGGCTCGTCCCTGTGTCTACGGCATCATCGACTCGTGCCAATCAGCGTTTTTCGATAACCAATCAGAGTATCACAGAATGCAGCAGATGTGTCGATCCTACTTTTCAATCGTTGAAACGAAATCTTCTGTCGGCAGAACCTGGGCTTTCAGGAACGTGCACTGTGCTCATTGCTATAACGTGTTAAATGAGCGCCTTGAATGTGGCATTAATATGCCGTTGTTGAAAAGCAGAAATGTGTTCATTTTTCCTCATACTCGGACTTTAAGTCTGCATTTTCATACGAATCCAAGGGGTTATGTATCATTGTCGTTTCACATTCGAAATGGACATTTTGTGCACAACAAACGTCATATCTTGTACGACTTCCTTTGCAAGGTTGATGAAGTATTCGATCCTGAGTCACAAAGTTGTTTAAACTTGCTTAACTTGGACGCCGATAACAACGCGAACCAAAATACAGTCGATCTCACAGATGCTACAACACTCAGAAACGGTTTAAGTGATGCAATGAACGCGTTCCGCGACAAATGCCCTGTATCTGCTAAATTGTTcgtgttcaacaaatctgatttcATGGAAACTGACCGCACTCTCACTTTCAAAGTAAATGGTGATATGCTAAAAAGCCACATATTTGAAATTGTCGCCAATAATTCGATGGCACTGGTGTGTTTCCTATCACGTGTTCCTCTAAAGGATAATGTTATGTGGGGAATAATCACATGTTCTTCACTATCAACTCTTTGTCTCGCGTTTTTCGTCATAATCAACTGTAGAGGGCGTTCTAAGCAAACTTTTGCTCGCAAGTTGATGATCAATATGGCGGTTTCGATGTTATTTGCACAGGTGGTATTTTTGTCGAGTATGAGCCTGAACGACCTTCGAGGACTTTGCTTTCCCTTGGCGGTATTGTTACACTACTCTCGGTTAGCAAATTGTTGTTGGATGGTCGTTGTCTGCTTTGATATGTTTCGAACATTTCGATCGATAAACAAAGACCTGTTTTTGAGtcaaaacatcaaatggctGGTTTCTTACTGTTTCGTCGGTTGGGGACTGCCTTCGCTTATTgttgcaatttgtatttttcttgacCAAAGCAAACCAGCGCTTTTCCGCATTGGCTATGGTGAGGATGGAATGTGTTGGATCCGCAGCCGTCAAGCACTTGTTGTGTTTTTCATTTGTCCTGTTTTCGCCACTTTTATATTCAGTACGATATGGTTTTCAATTGCCGTGAGCTATATGAGAGTTGGTGCAACAAAAATGGGACAAAATGGATGGAGAGATTACTTCGGTGTCTGTGCAAAACTATTCGTTATATCGGGCTGCACTTGGGTCCTTGCTCTGTGCGAAATGATTTTAGAAGATGAAATCTTGAGTATTGTATCCAACATGACCAATTCTCTCCAGGGTGTGTTAATATGTTTAGCCGTTTATTTGATGGCATTTCTGAGTAAGTGTCTCgattcaaaatgtatgaattAA
- the LOC139128551 gene encoding uncharacterized protein: MGWLLYPSFQFLTWQAQWFNFKSEVYRNLSKEALVVSVFNFTIMQGEEGVVVTTKLPKLQEMMKYSLVELDAALSCPGSRDETCPPWDHTVQLYVCCDETSPLCGMELGRWITPFRRRIGRWLTDITPLLPLFTSDTCNFTMKTVPWAKAWKPALNLRMSGKMGDKESHSTNSDIQPYSITPLFRGGTFNKSYNAKYSPIKFTVSAQTQKVAIVAVITGHGSDENGCGEFCPTSHHFVVNGNHTNTKSFDIAGTPLGCANNVPTGVEPNEHGTWLYGRDGWCDGRQVDPWVIDITEQVTVGGVNNVTYYGWYNGTDPDPKEHPGYMIMYSYLVFYRSV, from the exons ATGGGCTGGCTACTCTATCCATCCTTTCAATTTCTTACTTGGCAGGCACAATG GTTCAACTTCAAGAGTGAAGTGTATCGTAATTTGTCGAAGGAAGCCCTGGTTGTTAGCGTCTTTAACTTCACCATCATGCAGGGAGAAGAAGGTGTGGTCGTCACAACAAAACTACCAAAGCTGCAAG aaatgatgaaatattcCCTTGTCGAGCTCGACGCGGCTCTGTCTTGTCCGGGGTCACGTGATGAGACATGCCCACCATGGGACCACACTGTACAACTCTACGTCTGCTGTGATGAAACGTCACCGCTGTGTGGAATGGAACTGGGGAGATGGATTACACCATTCAGAAG ACGTATCGGTCGTTGGCTCACTGACATCACCCCATTGCTGCCACTCTTCACGTCGGACACTTGCAACTTCACCATGAAAACCGTGCCCTGGGCGAAAGCCTGGAAACCAGCACTCAATCTGCGCATGTCTGGAAAAATGGGCGACAAAG AATCTCATTCTACGAATAGTGACATCCAGCCATACAGTATAACGCCTTTGTTTCGCGGAGGTACATTCAACAAATCTTACAATGCCAAATACTCTCCCATTAAGTTCACCGTATCGGCCCAGACCCAGAAG GTCGCCATCGTTGCTGTTATCACGGGACATGGTAGCGATGAGAACGGATGCGGTGAATTCTGTCCAACCTCTCATCATTTTGTTGTCAATGGCAACCATACCAACACCAAAAGTTTCGACATTGCAG GCACTCCGTTAGGCTGTGCTAATAATGTGCCCACGGGCGTTGAACCAAACGAACACGGCACATGGTTGTACGGACGCGACGGCTGGTGCGACGGCCGCCAGGTTGATCCCTGGGTGATAGACATTACAGAGCAAGTCACCGTAGGGGGCGTCAACAATGTTACCTACTATGGCTGGTACAATGGTACGGACCCAGACCCCAAGGAGCACCCGGGTTACATGATTATGTATTCATACTTGGTGTTCTACCGAAGTGTCTGA